Within Myxococcus fulvus, the genomic segment TCCGCACGGCGGCATGGTGCGGTTCGTGGTGCCGGCGGCGGTGCTGGAGGCGGCCGAGCCCGCGGTGGAGAGCGCCCAGCGGCGTGCCCGCGTGAAGGCGGACCTGGCGGCGAACGCGGGGCGGCTGTCGGCGGTGCGCGGGTGGCTGCGGGCGGAGATTGGCACGGCGGAGCTGACCACCCAGGACCTGGCGAGCCTGCGCGTCAAGGACGTGGTCCTGGTGGACGTGCTGTCGGCGCGGCCGGACCGGGGCGAGCCGGGCACGGCTCAGCTGCGGCTGGGCGCGGGGCGCTCGGGGCACGCCGAGGCCGAGGTCTTCGTCGAGGACGGGCGCTACCAGGCGCGCATCACCCGCATCATCCCCGGGGAGTCGGGGAACCCGCGCTCGGCCACCGAGGAGGGTGGGGGGCGGGACGAGGAAGAGGATTTCACCAACCCGGAGCTGGACGTTCCTCCGGAGCTCGAAGGGGCGCCCTTGGACGACGTGAACAAGCCGGACGGAAGCGACCTGCTGGGCGACGTGCCGCTGCAGATCGCCGTGGAGCTGGCGCGCATCCCGGTCACCGCCGAGCAGGTGGTGGGCATGCGGGCCGGTCAGGTCATCGAGCTGAGCCGGGGCCCCGGCGAGCCGGTGGAGTTGTCCATCAACGGCAAGGTGGTGGCCCGCGGTGAGCTGGTGGAGATGGAAGGCCAGCTCGGCGTGCGCGTCACCACGCTGGCGAGCTGAGGACCCGTGCGAGGACTGGAAGCAAGCGGGCTGCCAGACGGGGGCCCGTGGCGGTCCTCCGTCCTTTGAACTAGCCTCGCCCCCAGCCATGGCAGTCCTCCGCAACCCCCTCTCGCGCCTGACCCTGGGCGTCACGCTGCTGCTCGCGCCCGCGTCCGTGTGGGCGCAGGCGCCCGTGGCGAGTGCGCCGTCCGTTCCCGCCGCGCCCACCGGGGCCGTGGCGCCGCCGCAGACAGGGCAGGGCGCCTCGGTCGCGCCCGTCCCCGCCTCGCCTCGTGCGGCCCCAGCGCCTTCTCCGCGCGTCGCTTCCGAGTCGGCCTCGTCGCCCGCCGCGACCTCCGTGGCCGCCGGAGCCGCGGCGCCTTCCGGACGAGCCCCGGGCGATACGACGGCCCCGAGTGCGCCCACGATGGCCGCCGGCGCTGCCGCACCTTCCGGGCGCGCCACGGGCGCGATGGCCGTGCCCACGACGGCTGCGCCGGCCGCGGTGCCTGCTCCGGGTGAGTCGTCCGCCGAAAGCGCGCCCGCCGCTCCTCTCGAGAGCGCCCCCGTGAAGGCCGCCGAGGCGACGCGTCGCACGGGCGAGGCGCCCGTCTGGGAGGACCCGTCCATCGATGCGGCCGCGGCGGCGGAGGCGGAGCCGGAGAGCATGGGCTGGATGCTCGTGCGCACCCTGATGGTCCTGGGCGCGGTGGTGGCGTCCATCTACCTGACGTTGAACGTGGGCCTGCGCCGGTTGATGGGCCTGCAGTCCGCCTCCCCGGGGCGGCAGACGGTGGTCTCCGTGGTGGAGCGGCTCCCCCTGGACCCCAAGCGCGCGCTCTTCGTGGTGAAGGCCGCGGACGAATACCTGTTGGTGGGCGGCGGCGAGGCGGGCCTGCAGTTGCTGTCGAAGCTGGATGCCGAAGCCGTGGAGCGCATCCGGGCACAGCGCCCGCAGACGAACGTGGTTCCACTCAGCCCTTTCCTCCAGAAGCTCCTTTCCCGTCGCTCCGGTGGCTCGTCGTCCGAGCCCCCTGGCGCCTGATGGCCCCCTTCCCGTGAACGCCCTGACACCCGCCCTCCCTCGTCTTCCGCGCGTCGCGCCCTGGCTGTTCGCGGCCGTGGTGTCGCTGCATCCCTTCATCGCGCTCGCGCAGAAAAAGGGGCGCCCGGGCGGCATCCCCGACTCCGTCGCCAACGAAGCGGTGAGCGCGGACTCCTTCACCTCGCGCCCCCTCGTCCTCATCCTCGCGCTCGCCGCCATGGGCCTGGTGCCCTTCGCGCTGATGATGGTGACGAGCTTCGTGAAGATCT encodes:
- the sctQ gene encoding type III secretion system cytoplasmic ring protein SctQ gives rise to the protein MSVEPEDESPGVHERTMLVDLRNLKPVKPPPEKAGAPEKVEPRPEKVERPERVERSAWRPFTFKGLEKVSRAQGQLAERLRWLTPNAGTLTGVSARLKGLFDAEVGLSLESVQVRPMAELRRFLGDPTFLAVLAPGALPGRAVLEVELALAHTAVDLLLGGAGETVGLRPLTDIEEGVMGYVILEALRVLVPALQAGVPRPRLDGVARGVDEVSARLGDDGPMLTVHLNATLGPHGGMVRFVVPAAVLEAAEPAVESAQRRARVKADLAANAGRLSAVRGWLRAEIGTAELTTQDLASLRVKDVVLVDVLSARPDRGEPGTAQLRLGAGRSGHAEAEVFVEDGRYQARITRIIPGESGNPRSATEEGGGRDEEEDFTNPELDVPPELEGAPLDDVNKPDGSDLLGDVPLQIAVELARIPVTAEQVVGMRAGQVIELSRGPGEPVELSINGKVVARGELVEMEGQLGVRVTTLAS
- a CDS encoding FliO/MopB family protein — its product is MKAAEATRRTGEAPVWEDPSIDAAAAAEAEPESMGWMLVRTLMVLGAVVASIYLTLNVGLRRLMGLQSASPGRQTVVSVVERLPLDPKRALFVVKAADEYLLVGGGEAGLQLLSKLDAEAVERIRAQRPQTNVVPLSPFLQKLLSRRSGGSSSEPPGA